The following are from one region of the Pectobacterium actinidiae genome:
- a CDS encoding aldo/keto reductase: MKKMTIGTSAIQASNIALGCMRMAKKSTSEAADILNASVEAGIDFFDHADIYGSGLSEEIFAAGLQKTSIHRDTIFLQSKCGIRKGFFDFSKAHIIASVEGSLQRLKTDYLDTLLLHRPDTLFEPDEVAAAFDELESSGKVRHFGVSNQNPLQIELLKKSVRQPLIANQLQFSIMHTGMIDAGFNVNMTNTASVNHDGAILEYSRLNTMTIQAWSPFQYGFFEGVFLDNEKFPKLNATINHIAEQHHVTNTAIATAWILRHPAAMQVIIGTMSPERIRDIAAASTLSLSREEWYEIYRAAGNVLP, encoded by the coding sequence ATGAAGAAAATGACAATCGGTACATCCGCGATACAGGCTTCCAACATTGCGTTGGGCTGTATGCGAATGGCGAAGAAAAGCACGAGTGAAGCGGCTGACATCCTCAATGCCTCCGTCGAGGCAGGCATCGATTTTTTCGATCACGCGGATATCTATGGTTCCGGCTTGTCGGAAGAGATTTTCGCTGCCGGTTTACAGAAGACATCTATCCACCGGGACACGATTTTTCTCCAATCCAAATGTGGCATTCGTAAGGGATTTTTTGACTTCTCGAAAGCTCATATCATCGCCTCCGTTGAAGGCAGTCTACAACGTTTAAAAACGGACTATCTCGATACGCTCCTGCTGCATCGCCCGGATACATTATTTGAACCCGATGAAGTGGCCGCCGCCTTTGATGAGCTGGAAAGCAGCGGGAAAGTACGCCACTTTGGCGTCAGTAATCAGAATCCGTTACAAATTGAGCTGCTGAAAAAATCCGTACGTCAGCCGCTTATTGCCAACCAATTGCAGTTCAGCATCATGCACACGGGCATGATTGATGCCGGCTTTAACGTGAATATGACGAACACGGCATCGGTGAACCACGATGGCGCGATTCTGGAATACAGCCGCCTGAATACCATGACAATTCAGGCCTGGTCGCCCTTCCAGTACGGCTTTTTTGAGGGTGTTTTCCTCGATAACGAGAAATTCCCTAAGCTGAACGCGACGATTAATCACATCGCCGAGCAGCATCACGTGACCAATACCGCGATCGCCACCGCATGGATTTTGCGCCACCCCGCCGCCATGCAGGTGATTATCGGCACCATGAGTCCAGAACGTATCCGTGACATCGCGGCGGCGTCTACCCTGTCGCTCAGCCGCGAAGAATGGTATGAAATTTACCGCGCCGCCGGAAACGTTCTGCCTTAA
- a CDS encoding Lrp/AsnC family transcriptional regulator: MTNEIEKTNVLRQERHIPAKLDEVDRKILALLATDSSRSYAELGEALHLSAPSVHERVKRLKKDGVIKGTVAKIDGCKVGRTLLTFVLVNTKNVVSTKRLLALSDLPEIEEFHTVAGDCGVMLKVRARDTEGLEELLGKLQEVEGVDSTRSYIVLSTFVERGPVPSL; encoded by the coding sequence ATGACTAATGAAATTGAAAAAACGAATGTGCTTAGGCAAGAAAGGCACATCCCTGCAAAACTGGACGAAGTGGACCGAAAAATATTAGCCCTTCTGGCAACTGACAGCAGTCGGAGCTATGCCGAGTTAGGGGAAGCGCTGCACCTTTCCGCGCCGTCCGTGCATGAAAGAGTGAAGCGGCTAAAAAAGGATGGGGTCATTAAGGGTACCGTTGCAAAAATTGATGGCTGCAAGGTGGGGCGAACCTTATTAACCTTTGTGCTGGTAAACACGAAGAATGTCGTGAGCACCAAACGTTTATTGGCACTGAGTGATTTGCCGGAAATTGAGGAATTTCATACCGTTGCCGGAGATTGTGGCGTGATGCTCAAGGTTCGCGCCCGGGATACGGAAGGATTAGAGGAACTGTTAGGTAAGCTACAGGAAGTGGAAGGTGTCGACAGTACGCGTAGCTATATTGTTCTGTCGACCTTTGTTGAGCGTGGCCCTGTTCCCAGTTTATAA
- a CDS encoding MFS transporter, producing the protein MPIALWALVIGAFGIGTTEFIIAGLLPAIAADYGVTIPVAAYMATSYALGVFVGAPVLIILGSRLPKKTMLVFLAGLFVLGNLVTALAPSIGVAIAGRIITSLTHGAFFGIGSVLAAEMVPKEKRVSAIAFMFSGLTVANLIGVPVGTWISHQFSWQATFYAITVIGVATAVGVLVLIPPTAKPKAQHIGHEFAAFGNAKVLLSMGITILGPAAFFTSITYIAPMMTEVAHFSEGSITWLLMVFGLGLFVGNWLGGRFADRALMPMLYVTLFGQAAILFIFHLTASSQIASVLCIFLMAAFGFATVSPIQKLVMDKARAAGAPTLASAVNIGLFNLGNALGAWVGGSVIASGFGFTAPNWAGGVLSLSALILAIVVGVVDKRSSPLTASVECH; encoded by the coding sequence ATGCCTATTGCTTTATGGGCGCTGGTTATTGGTGCTTTTGGTATTGGAACAACAGAATTCATCATCGCGGGTTTGCTGCCTGCAATCGCTGCTGATTACGGGGTAACGATCCCTGTGGCGGCGTATATGGCGACAAGCTATGCGCTTGGCGTTTTTGTCGGCGCGCCTGTGCTCATTATTCTTGGCTCCCGGTTACCCAAAAAAACCATGTTGGTTTTTCTGGCCGGGCTCTTTGTTCTGGGGAATTTGGTCACGGCTCTTGCACCTTCTATAGGGGTAGCGATCGCCGGACGCATTATCACCTCTCTGACGCACGGCGCCTTCTTCGGGATTGGCTCTGTACTCGCCGCTGAAATGGTGCCGAAAGAGAAACGCGTCAGCGCCATCGCTTTTATGTTCTCCGGCCTTACCGTTGCTAACCTTATTGGCGTTCCTGTAGGAACCTGGATTAGCCATCAGTTTTCCTGGCAAGCCACGTTCTACGCCATCACGGTGATTGGGGTCGCCACAGCGGTCGGCGTACTTGTGCTTATCCCCCCCACCGCCAAGCCCAAAGCACAGCATATCGGGCATGAGTTTGCTGCATTCGGAAACGCGAAAGTCCTGCTGTCAATGGGCATAACGATTCTTGGTCCTGCGGCTTTCTTTACCTCAATTACGTATATCGCGCCCATGATGACGGAAGTGGCTCACTTTTCAGAGGGATCGATTACCTGGCTGCTAATGGTATTCGGTTTGGGCTTGTTCGTGGGCAACTGGCTGGGTGGTCGCTTCGCAGACAGAGCGTTAATGCCCATGCTGTATGTCACTCTGTTTGGACAGGCTGCCATTTTGTTCATCTTCCATTTGACGGCCAGCAGTCAGATTGCCTCGGTGTTGTGCATATTCCTGATGGCGGCTTTTGGATTTGCGACTGTCTCTCCCATTCAGAAACTGGTGATGGACAAGGCCAGAGCCGCAGGCGCGCCGACGCTTGCTTCAGCGGTCAATATTGGGCTCTTTAATCTTGGTAATGCCCTTGGTGCCTGGGTGGGCGGGAGCGTTATCGCCAGCGGCTTCGGTTTCACGGCACCAAACTGGGCAGGCGGGGTTCTGTCGCTGAGTGCGCTGATCCTTGCTATCGTGGTTGGTGTGGTCGATAAACGAAGCAGCCCGTTGACGGCATCCGTAGAGTGCCATTGA
- a CDS encoding carbon starvation CstA family protein yields MSNVKSIVIWLLVGLAGAFSFATLALSRGEHVNAVWLVIAAVSCYSIAYRFYSLFIAKKVFELDDRRLTPAERHNDGLDYVPTNKWVLFGHHFAAIAGAGPLVGPILAAQMGFLPGTIWILVGVMLAGAVQDFLVLFISTRRDGRSLGEMAKQELGTFAGIITMLGALGVMIIILSALALVVVKALAESPWGLFTIAATIPIALFMGVYMRFLRPGKIAEVSIIGFVLMMLAIVYGGNIAVHPYWGPFFTLKGTSLTWVLVIYGFVASVLPVWLLLAPRDYLSTFLKIGVIVGLAFGIVFAMPEMKMPAVSRFIDGSGPVFSGTLFPFLFITIACGAISGFHALVSSGTTPKLVERESHIRFIGYGAMLMESFVAIMALICASVIEPGIYFAMNSPAALIGTTVESASLAINNWGFVITPQELSAIANDVGEASILSRAGGAPTFAVGMAYIITEIFNSRAMMAFWYHFAILFEALFILTAVDAGTRACRFMVQDLVGIAIPRLANSHSWLGNLAGTTVAVSGWGFFVYQGVIDPLGGINTLWPLFGIGNQMLASMALILGTVVLFKMKKQRYAWVTIVPTVWLFITSMTAGWQKIFHEKPSIGFLAQAKRFAAGIEQNTLIAPAKSIKDMETIVFSNQINAALCGFFMLVAVTMLISAFFVIRRAMNSDVPTAKETPIVLRDGAQP; encoded by the coding sequence ATGAGTAACGTAAAGAGCATTGTGATCTGGCTACTCGTTGGCCTGGCGGGCGCCTTTTCGTTCGCCACGCTGGCGCTAAGCCGCGGTGAACACGTCAATGCCGTGTGGTTAGTTATCGCTGCTGTGTCGTGTTACAGCATCGCCTATCGGTTTTACAGCCTGTTCATTGCCAAAAAAGTGTTTGAGCTCGACGATCGCCGGCTGACACCGGCAGAGCGTCATAACGACGGTCTGGATTACGTACCCACCAATAAATGGGTACTGTTCGGCCACCACTTCGCCGCCATCGCCGGAGCCGGGCCGCTGGTTGGACCGATTCTCGCCGCACAAATGGGCTTTCTGCCCGGTACGATCTGGATTTTGGTCGGCGTGATGCTGGCGGGTGCCGTGCAGGATTTTCTGGTGCTGTTTATCTCAACCCGCCGAGACGGTCGTTCTCTGGGTGAGATGGCAAAACAGGAACTGGGTACATTCGCGGGTATTATCACGATGCTCGGTGCGCTGGGCGTGATGATCATCATTCTCTCGGCGCTGGCGCTGGTCGTCGTTAAAGCGCTGGCAGAGAGTCCGTGGGGATTGTTCACGATTGCCGCCACCATCCCTATCGCGCTATTCATGGGCGTTTACATGCGCTTTTTACGTCCAGGCAAAATCGCTGAAGTGTCCATCATCGGCTTTGTGCTAATGATGCTGGCGATTGTCTATGGCGGCAACATCGCCGTACACCCTTACTGGGGGCCGTTCTTCACGCTGAAAGGGACGTCACTCACCTGGGTACTGGTGATTTACGGCTTCGTGGCGTCCGTCCTGCCCGTCTGGCTGCTGCTGGCACCGCGTGATTATCTCTCTACGTTCCTGAAAATCGGGGTCATTGTCGGGCTGGCCTTCGGTATTGTATTCGCAATGCCGGAAATGAAAATGCCTGCCGTTTCTCGTTTTATTGACGGCTCCGGCCCGGTCTTCTCCGGTACGCTGTTCCCCTTCCTGTTTATCACCATCGCCTGCGGCGCGATTTCCGGCTTCCACGCACTGGTTTCCAGCGGCACCACGCCGAAGCTGGTTGAACGTGAAAGCCATATTCGCTTCATCGGCTATGGTGCCATGCTGATGGAATCCTTCGTAGCGATTATGGCGCTGATTTGTGCCTCGGTTATCGAACCGGGTATCTACTTCGCCATGAACTCACCCGCCGCCCTGATCGGCACCACGGTTGAGAGCGCTTCGTTAGCCATCAATAACTGGGGATTTGTGATTACCCCGCAGGAATTAAGCGCCATTGCCAATGACGTTGGCGAAGCCTCAATTCTTTCCCGCGCCGGCGGTGCACCGACCTTTGCGGTGGGCATGGCCTACATTATCACGGAAATCTTTAACAGCCGGGCGATGATGGCCTTCTGGTATCACTTCGCGATTCTGTTTGAAGCGCTGTTCATTCTGACTGCGGTTGACGCCGGAACGCGAGCCTGTCGTTTCATGGTGCAGGATCTGGTCGGTATTGCGATTCCCAGATTAGCGAACAGCCATTCCTGGCTGGGGAATCTGGCGGGTACGACCGTTGCCGTTTCCGGCTGGGGATTCTTCGTCTATCAGGGCGTGATCGATCCACTGGGCGGGATCAATACACTCTGGCCACTGTTCGGTATCGGTAACCAGATGTTGGCCTCGATGGCGTTGATTCTCGGCACCGTGGTGTTGTTTAAGATGAAGAAGCAGCGCTATGCGTGGGTGACCATTGTGCCTACCGTCTGGCTGTTTATTACGTCGATGACGGCGGGTTGGCAGAAAATTTTCCATGAAAAACCGAGTATCGGCTTTCTGGCTCAGGCGAAACGCTTCGCGGCGGGTATCGAACAGAACACGCTGATCGCACCGGCCAAATCGATTAAAGACATGGAAACTATCGTCTTCAGTAATCAGATCAACGCCGCACTGTGTGGGTTCTTCATGCTGGTAGCGGTAACCATGCTGATTTCCGCCTTCTTTGTCATTCGTCGTGCGATGAATAGCGATGTCCCAACGGCAAAAGAGACACCGATTGTCTTACGGGACGGCGCTCAGCCTTAA
- the araD gene encoding L-ribulose-5-phosphate 4-epimerase, protein MLETLKKQVLEANLALPQHNLVTFTWGNVSAVDRERGLMVIKPSGVEYAVMTLEDMVVVELESGKVVEGTKKPSSDTDTHRVLYLEFTDIGGIVHTHSRHATIWAQAGKDIPAWGTTHADYFYGPIPCTRLMTDEEINGRYEWDTGRVIVETFRQRGISPVDVPAVLVNSHGPFAWGKDADNAVHNAVVLEELAYMGIFSRQLTPQLGEMQQTLLDKHYLRKHGKNAYYGQ, encoded by the coding sequence ATGTTAGAAACGCTAAAAAAACAGGTGTTGGAAGCCAATCTGGCCTTGCCGCAGCACAATCTGGTGACGTTTACCTGGGGAAATGTCAGCGCGGTGGATCGAGAGCGCGGCCTAATGGTGATCAAACCTTCCGGCGTGGAGTATGCGGTCATGACGCTGGAGGACATGGTTGTCGTTGAGCTGGAAAGTGGCAAGGTGGTGGAGGGGACGAAGAAACCGTCGTCAGATACCGATACCCACCGCGTGCTGTATCTGGAATTTACCGATATCGGCGGTATTGTGCATACCCATTCCCGCCATGCCACGATCTGGGCGCAAGCCGGTAAAGATATCCCCGCCTGGGGAACAACGCATGCGGACTACTTTTATGGCCCGATTCCTTGCACGCGTCTGATGACGGACGAGGAAATCAACGGTCGCTATGAGTGGGATACGGGAAGGGTGATCGTTGAAACCTTCCGCCAGCGTGGCATTTCTCCGGTGGATGTTCCTGCCGTATTGGTTAATTCACATGGCCCCTTTGCATGGGGGAAAGATGCAGACAACGCGGTACACAACGCCGTTGTTCTGGAAGAGCTGGCCTACATGGGGATTTTCTCGCGCCAATTAACGCCTCAATTGGGCGAGATGCAACAAACACTGTTGGATAAACACTACTTACGCAAGCACGGCAAGAACGCCTATTACGGACAATAA
- the osmB gene encoding osmotically-inducible lipoprotein OsmB — MKLNKRFATAALAITLAVTLAGCSNMSKRDRNTAIGAGAGAVGGAILTDGGTLGTLGGAAIGGLIGRQVD, encoded by the coding sequence ATGAAATTAAACAAACGTTTTGCAACAGCCGCTCTGGCAATTACGCTTGCTGTAACGCTTGCAGGCTGTTCAAATATGTCCAAACGTGACCGTAATACCGCGATTGGTGCCGGTGCGGGTGCGGTAGGTGGTGCGATCTTAACGGATGGCGGAACATTAGGAACGCTGGGCGGTGCTGCTATCGGCGGGCTGATTGGCCGTCAGGTCGACTAA
- the yciH gene encoding stress response translation initiation inhibitor YciH: MSMRRDENSQLVYSTETGRIKPEEEHVVRPKGDGIVRIQRQTSGRKGKGVCLISGLDLDDAALDKLAAELKKKCGCGGSVKDGVIEIQGDKRDLLKQLLEAKGMKVKLAGG, translated from the coding sequence ATGAGCATGCGTCGTGACGAGAACAGCCAACTGGTTTACTCCACGGAAACCGGGCGTATTAAGCCGGAAGAAGAACACGTCGTTCGGCCAAAAGGTGATGGCATCGTGCGCATCCAGCGCCAGACGAGCGGACGCAAAGGGAAAGGCGTATGCCTGATTAGCGGTCTCGATCTTGATGATGCCGCGCTGGACAAGCTGGCGGCAGAATTGAAGAAAAAATGTGGCTGCGGCGGATCGGTAAAAGACGGTGTGATCGAAATCCAGGGAGATAAGCGCGACTTGCTAAAACAGCTGCTGGAAGCTAAAGGAATGAAGGTTAAGCTGGCTGGTGGCTAA
- the pyrF gene encoding orotidine-5'-phosphate decarboxylase, protein MKNENLQQKNQTVSSPIVVALDYANQQTALSFVDRIDPQDCRLKVGKEMFTLFGPQFVQTLQQRGFDVFLDLKFHDIPNTVAHAVAAAADLGVWMVNVHASGGSRMMTAAKEALVPFGKDAPLLIAVTVLTSMDEDDLRGLGITLSPAEQAEKLAVLTHNSGLDGVVCSAHEAQRLKQVCGQAFKLVTPGIRPAGSDVGDQRRIMTPIQAQQAGVDYMVIGRPITQSADPAQTLREIRASLLNGTAS, encoded by the coding sequence ATGAAAAACGAGAATCTACAGCAAAAGAATCAAACGGTATCATCCCCGATTGTGGTCGCACTGGACTATGCCAATCAGCAGACAGCGCTGTCGTTTGTTGACCGTATCGATCCGCAGGATTGCCGTTTGAAGGTAGGCAAAGAGATGTTTACCTTATTCGGCCCACAGTTTGTGCAGACGTTGCAGCAGCGCGGCTTTGATGTGTTTCTCGATCTGAAATTCCACGATATTCCGAACACCGTAGCACATGCTGTTGCGGCTGCGGCCGATCTTGGCGTGTGGATGGTGAATGTCCACGCCAGCGGCGGTTCGCGCATGATGACCGCGGCGAAAGAGGCGCTGGTGCCGTTTGGTAAAGATGCGCCGCTGCTGATTGCCGTGACCGTGTTAACCAGCATGGACGAAGACGATCTGCGCGGGCTCGGTATTACGCTTAGTCCGGCAGAGCAGGCGGAAAAACTCGCCGTGCTAACGCATAACAGCGGGCTGGATGGCGTGGTGTGTTCCGCACATGAAGCGCAACGATTGAAGCAGGTATGTGGGCAGGCGTTTAAGCTGGTCACGCCAGGAATTCGCCCCGCAGGCAGTGATGTCGGCGATCAGCGCCGTATTATGACGCCGATTCAGGCACAGCAAGCGGGTGTAGATTACATGGTGATTGGACGTCCGATCACCCAATCGGCGGATCCAGCACAGACGCTGCGTGAGATTCGCGCGTCATTGTTAAACGGTACAGCATCATGA
- the lapB gene encoding lipopolysaccharide assembly protein LapB: MLELLFLLLPVAAAYGWYMGRRSAQQDKEQESNRLSREYVTGVNFLLSNQQDKAVELFLDMLKDDSNTFEAHLTLGNLFRSRGEVDRAIRIHQALTESASLTFEQRLLAVQQLGRDYMAAGLYDRAEESFNQLVDEEDFRRSALQQLLQIHQATSDWQTAIDVAEKLVKMGKDPLRVDIAHFYCELALLAMGSDDLDKALTFLKKGAAADSQCARASIMMGRIYMAQQDYSRAVEALRQVLDQDKELVSETLPMLQECYQHLDKPLDWANFLKRCVEENTGATAELMLADILEREEGAEVAQAYINRQLQRHPTMRVFHRLMDFHLHEAEDGRTKENLQGLRDMVGEQIRTKPRYSCRKCGFTSQSLYWQCPSCRTWASVKPIRGLDGQ, encoded by the coding sequence ATGTTAGAACTGCTGTTTCTGTTGCTGCCCGTGGCCGCCGCGTACGGCTGGTACATGGGTCGCAGAAGTGCGCAGCAGGACAAAGAGCAGGAATCCAACCGCCTGTCCCGTGAATATGTCACCGGGGTTAACTTCCTGTTGTCCAATCAGCAGGATAAGGCGGTTGAGCTGTTTCTTGATATGCTCAAGGATGACAGCAACACTTTTGAAGCCCACCTCACGCTCGGTAACCTGTTTCGTTCGCGCGGCGAAGTTGATCGTGCGATTCGCATCCATCAGGCGCTGACCGAAAGCGCATCGTTAACCTTTGAACAACGTCTGCTGGCTGTGCAACAGCTGGGTCGTGACTACATGGCCGCCGGGCTGTATGACCGCGCTGAAGAAAGTTTTAACCAATTGGTGGACGAAGAAGATTTTCGGCGCAGCGCCTTGCAGCAGCTCTTGCAGATTCATCAGGCGACCAGCGACTGGCAGACGGCAATTGATGTTGCTGAAAAGTTGGTCAAGATGGGGAAAGACCCACTCCGCGTGGATATCGCCCATTTTTACTGTGAATTGGCGCTATTGGCGATGGGGAGCGACGATCTGGATAAAGCGCTAACGTTCCTGAAGAAAGGGGCGGCAGCGGACAGTCAGTGTGCCCGTGCGTCTATCATGATGGGGCGCATCTATATGGCGCAGCAGGATTATTCGCGTGCCGTAGAAGCCTTGCGGCAGGTTCTCGATCAGGATAAAGAACTGGTTAGCGAAACGCTGCCGATGCTGCAAGAGTGCTATCAGCATTTAGATAAGCCCTTGGATTGGGCGAATTTCCTCAAACGCTGCGTAGAAGAAAATACCGGTGCGACGGCGGAATTGATGCTTGCCGATATCCTCGAAAGAGAGGAGGGGGCGGAGGTTGCACAGGCTTATATTAACCGCCAGCTTCAACGCCACCCCACAATGCGCGTGTTCCACCGCCTGATGGATTTTCACCTGCATGAAGCGGAAGACGGACGAACAAAAGAAAATCTTCAGGGTTTGCGCGATATGGTGGGCGAACAAATTCGCACCAAACCCCGCTACAGCTGCCGTAAATGTGGCTTCACGTCACAATCACTTTATTGGCAATGTCCTTCCTGCCGTACCTGGGCTAGCGTAAAGCCAATCCGTGGATTAGACGGGCAATAA
- a CDS encoding LapA family protein, with translation MKYLLIFLLVLAIFIISVTLGAHNDQVVTFNYLLAQGEYRISTLLATLFALGFALGWVICGLFYLRQRIALGRAQRKIKRLEQQLSTSTEENVATVQTVTH, from the coding sequence GTGAAATATTTGCTGATTTTTTTACTCGTGCTGGCGATATTCATCATTTCTGTCACACTGGGTGCGCACAACGATCAGGTTGTGACATTTAACTACCTGCTGGCACAGGGGGAGTATCGCATCTCCACACTGCTCGCCACGCTATTTGCCTTGGGTTTTGCCCTTGGCTGGGTTATCTGTGGTCTGTTTTATCTGCGTCAGCGCATTGCGCTTGGCCGTGCACAGCGTAAAATCAAGCGTCTGGAGCAACAGCTTTCTACCTCCACCGAGGAGAATGTGGCGACAGTGCAGACGGTCACCCACTAA